One genomic region from Candidatus Bipolaricaulota bacterium encodes:
- a CDS encoding amidohydrolase, which yields MSNEIPGNFNPDRTIDCHGDLILPGFVNCHTHLAENLFKGLMEEVNFEGLFYTTLFRWESLLDPEMVYWGSMAGALDALRCGVTTISDMYHHASATAEAVSEVGIRGHIGQKILGFALKRPPHQTESGIDYNFDFSAFSAQLDAAVEFASAWAGKADGRITTCIAPHATNTLNREMFATIADRAAAEGLRIHLHLAQMASERKAILSREGMGCVAFLEDVGLLDRPVLGAHAIFLDEGEIEILRRNNVSVAHNPVPNARDAAVVAPIDRMQNAGVTVGLGTDAFEMNLLNTARFAALINRVHTGQPDYLPAYDALAMATIEGAKALGLEQEIGSLEAGKCADIVVFDLSSLNTQPLDDPLKNLFYYGDVSNIKYTIVNGGIVYDGRNFSWAKESAVKEELKRVSIKLRSKIQQLKRGA from the coding sequence GTGTCCAACGAGATTCCAGGTAATTTCAACCCAGATCGGACGATAGATTGCCATGGGGATCTCATCCTCCCCGGGTTTGTCAATTGTCACACCCACCTGGCGGAGAATCTGTTCAAGGGCCTAATGGAGGAGGTCAACTTCGAAGGACTCTTCTACACCACCCTGTTTCGCTGGGAGTCGCTGCTCGACCCGGAGATGGTCTACTGGGGGAGCATGGCCGGGGCGCTGGACGCGCTGCGCTGCGGCGTGACGACGATCTCCGATATGTACCATCACGCCTCCGCCACCGCCGAAGCGGTGTCCGAGGTCGGCATCCGCGGACACATCGGCCAGAAGATCCTCGGGTTCGCTCTGAAACGACCGCCGCACCAGACCGAGAGCGGGATCGACTACAACTTTGATTTCTCCGCGTTCTCCGCCCAGTTGGACGCGGCGGTGGAGTTCGCCTCCGCCTGGGCGGGGAAAGCGGACGGACGGATCACCACCTGCATCGCCCCTCACGCTACGAACACGCTCAATCGGGAGATGTTCGCCACGATCGCGGATCGCGCCGCGGCGGAGGGCCTGCGCATACATCTCCATCTGGCCCAGATGGCAAGCGAGCGTAAAGCGATCCTCTCCCGGGAGGGAATGGGCTGTGTTGCGTTCCTCGAAGACGTGGGGCTGCTTGATCGGCCGGTCCTGGGCGCGCACGCGATCTTCCTCGACGAAGGCGAGATCGAGATCCTGCGCCGCAACAACGTGTCGGTCGCGCATAATCCGGTCCCGAACGCGCGGGACGCCGCCGTCGTCGCACCGATCGATAGGATGCAGAACGCCGGGGTAACGGTGGGACTAGGAACCGACGCATTTGAGATGAACTTACTCAATACTGCGCGGTTTGCTGCTCTCATAAACCGGGTGCACACCGGACAACCGGATTACCTCCCGGCGTACGACGCGCTGGCGATGGCAACAATCGAAGGAGCAAAAGCGTTAGGTTTGGAACAAGAGATCGGATCGTTAGAAGCAGGAAAATGCGCGGACATAGTTGTCTTTGATCTCTCATCATTGAATACTCAACCCCTCGACGATCCGCTCAAGAATCTGTTCTATTATGGTGATGTGAGTAATATAAAATACACGATAGTAAATGGTGGAATAGTGTATGATGGACGTAATTTCTCTTGGGCAAAAGAAAGCGCGGTCAAGGAAGAACTGAAGCGTGTCAGTATAAAGTTACGATCTAAGATACAACAGCTTAAGAGAGGCGCATGA
- a CDS encoding molybdopterin-dependent oxidoreductase, whose amino-acid sequence MMDQFPIVTLIVNNRRYQVQADPNRSLLDYLRDDLGLTGAKNGCDQKGICGACTVIVNGKAMKSCQLKLNQLNNAHITTIEGLSDGKVLHPLQEAFIREGAVQCGFCTPGMIMASKALLDKNPHPTRDEIMAALRGNLCRCGTYKKVIKAIQDVSQAESANHGGELEEVEIGAPLPPKMAVEKVTGKLKFAADLPVTSETTFAKIVWPRFPHAKIKKVDISQAVALPGVIAVLTAKDVPGQNAFGGIRADQPVLAEDRVRYLGDPIALVIAESSAVAEQARDLVHVDYEPLKPVYDPQEALAPDAPQLFPQGNLVCRFSLTRGQIEEGFRRSDIVVEGRFSTPAVEHAYLETEAGIGEWDEGKVTIRAACQYPQTIQRQIAAILDLPVEMVRVISHPTGGAFGGKTDISIHALLALGAFVTHRRVRIVLTREESLRTSVKRHPMKMNYRMGLRRDGHIEAISGNIIANCGAYEAFSIPVIEQTTAFATGPYTVPHVAIESRGVFTNTPPSSAFRGFGIPQPTFAVESLLDEAARKLDISPLEIRRINAVRQGDRTVAEQLLGPDTHLVEALDAIEQDYITAQQEIGDRPGWGVGIACGYKNVGLGLGEKDYANAEIEILSDDKILLRVGAIDLGQGSATILAQIAAHALGVSYADIDVEMGDTANDPDARETNASRQTVMSGNAVLHAVESLKKEIAKFAAVYYPQLRGNIAVEGKNIIDSNGQRVELAALVESVHADGKRLLGRGMYLAPQTVPLEQKGEGPNYPTFGFFANLAVARVDKHTGRVSVEKLVSAYDVGKAINRLTLEGQIEGGAIMGMGYALSEQYIAHGPNQTNNLAQCGVPRINSLPKELEARLIENEDSLGPYGAKGVGEMAMVAVAPAITNAIYDACRVRIVDLPASADKIRRALEKEASV is encoded by the coding sequence ATGATGGACCAATTCCCAATTGTAACACTGATTGTAAACAATAGGCGTTATCAGGTGCAGGCTGATCCCAACCGGAGTCTACTCGACTATCTACGAGATGACTTGGGCTTGACCGGAGCCAAGAACGGCTGCGATCAAAAGGGGATATGTGGCGCATGTACCGTCATTGTAAACGGGAAGGCGATGAAGTCGTGCCAACTAAAACTAAACCAATTGAATAACGCTCACATTACTACGATTGAAGGGTTAAGCGATGGGAAAGTCCTCCATCCGCTTCAGGAAGCGTTCATCCGGGAAGGGGCTGTGCAGTGTGGCTTTTGTACACCGGGAATGATCATGGCCAGTAAGGCTCTTCTCGATAAGAATCCACACCCCACTCGTGATGAGATCATGGCTGCTCTGCGTGGTAATCTCTGTCGTTGTGGCACGTACAAGAAAGTGATCAAAGCCATACAGGATGTCTCACAGGCTGAATCAGCCAATCATGGAGGGGAGTTAGAAGAGGTAGAGATAGGTGCGCCTCTTCCGCCCAAAATGGCCGTGGAGAAGGTCACCGGGAAGCTGAAATTTGCCGCTGATCTGCCTGTTACTTCTGAGACGACCTTTGCTAAAATCGTCTGGCCGCGTTTTCCACATGCCAAGATCAAGAAAGTGGATATTTCCCAAGCGGTGGCCTTACCAGGTGTGATCGCTGTGCTGACCGCGAAGGACGTTCCGGGACAAAACGCATTCGGGGGTATTCGCGCTGATCAGCCGGTCTTGGCGGAAGACCGCGTGCGTTACTTAGGAGATCCTATCGCTCTTGTCATTGCGGAGAGTTCCGCCGTTGCCGAACAAGCTCGCGATCTGGTGCATGTGGACTATGAGCCGCTGAAACCTGTCTACGATCCACAAGAGGCGCTTGCACCGGATGCTCCACAGCTGTTTCCTCAAGGAAATCTTGTCTGCAGGTTCTCACTTACGCGCGGTCAGATCGAGGAAGGCTTCCGCCGTTCAGATATCGTTGTCGAGGGGAGGTTTTCCACTCCTGCCGTGGAACACGCGTATCTGGAAACAGAAGCAGGTATCGGGGAGTGGGATGAAGGAAAGGTAACGATTCGCGCAGCATGCCAATACCCACAGACTATTCAACGACAGATTGCAGCTATTCTTGACCTCCCTGTGGAGATGGTGCGCGTAATTTCTCACCCCACCGGGGGGGCGTTCGGAGGAAAAACAGATATCTCCATCCACGCGCTGTTGGCACTGGGAGCGTTCGTCACTCACAGGCGTGTACGCATTGTGCTTACCCGTGAAGAGTCGCTGCGTACCAGTGTGAAGCGACATCCAATGAAGATGAATTATCGGATGGGACTGCGCCGAGATGGGCATATCGAAGCGATCAGTGGCAATATTATTGCAAACTGTGGAGCCTACGAGGCATTCAGCATTCCTGTAATAGAGCAAACCACCGCTTTCGCTACCGGGCCGTACACGGTGCCTCATGTTGCAATAGAATCACGCGGGGTATTTACAAACACCCCACCCTCATCCGCATTTAGAGGATTTGGTATCCCACAACCCACATTTGCTGTAGAGTCCCTGCTCGATGAGGCAGCCCGCAAGCTGGATATCTCGCCACTGGAGATACGGCGCATCAATGCCGTTCGACAAGGGGATCGCACCGTGGCGGAACAACTGCTCGGGCCTGATACGCATCTTGTTGAGGCACTGGATGCCATTGAGCAGGACTACATTACTGCGCAGCAAGAGATCGGTGATCGGCCGGGGTGGGGAGTGGGGATTGCTTGTGGCTACAAGAACGTTGGTTTGGGCCTGGGTGAAAAAGACTACGCAAACGCAGAAATCGAGATCCTTTCCGATGACAAGATCCTTCTCCGAGTCGGAGCTATTGACCTCGGGCAAGGGTCAGCGACGATCCTTGCGCAGATTGCCGCGCATGCGTTAGGAGTTAGTTATGCGGATATAGACGTAGAGATGGGAGATACAGCTAATGACCCGGATGCGCGAGAAACGAACGCCTCACGGCAGACGGTGATGTCGGGTAATGCCGTGTTGCACGCGGTTGAAAGTCTCAAAAAGGAAATAGCCAAATTTGCAGCTGTCTATTACCCGCAACTTCGAGGGAACATAGCGGTAGAGGGAAAAAACATCATCGACAGCAACGGGCAACGGGTTGAACTGGCGGCGCTTGTTGAGTCAGTGCATGCCGATGGAAAGAGGCTGCTAGGAAGGGGGATGTATCTCGCTCCGCAGACGGTTCCGTTGGAGCAGAAAGGGGAAGGGCCCAACTATCCCACGTTCGGATTCTTCGCCAACTTGGCAGTTGCACGGGTGGACAAACATACGGGACGAGTATCAGTAGAGAAGCTTGTCTCTGCTTATGACGTTGGTAAGGCAATCAATCGTCTCACTTTAGAAGGGCAGATTGAAGGGGGAGCAATTATGGGAATGGGTTACGCCCTTTCTGAACAATATATTGCCCACGGTCCTAATCAGACGAACAACCTCGCCCAATGTGGTGTGCCGAGGATCAATTCCCTTCCTAAAGAACTGGAAGCCCGATTAATAGAAAACGAGGATTCTTTGGGGCCCTACGGAGCAAAAGGAGTTGGGGAAATGGCAATGGTTGCCGTTGCTCCAGCGATCACAAATGCGATCTACGATGCTTGCCGAGTGAGAATAGTCGACCTGCCTGCAAGTGCCGATAAGATTCGGCGGGCTCTAGAAAAAGAGGCGAGTGTGTGA
- a CDS encoding amidohydrolase family protein translates to MAKVYKNATVLAGSELRVMEGAAVVLDGEHIVEITTDYSGPGIDLDGAIVIPGFVDAHTHVGDRGAKDMAVGLPTVEAVSPPDSVKYRYLQSLTPEELTRSMRSGAREMLAAGIAAFGDFREGGVHGSELLKNAVRDLPIKAVIFAEPTVPPGEWPKYLHEAAEIGEAAEGLGIGDITLFTADQLTVLKGALEAHSAKLAIHIAETRKAQQASEERWGASEVKRILEVAPDLLVHMTNADSADIEATAAAGVPVVCCPRTNCILGDGIPPLYQLWKAGVPLSLGTDNFMFTSPNMFREMDYFSRIVRGQSNRPDAIEARDVLSMATLGGARALGIDDEYGSLEPGKIASFIVIDPKSPNLQPVRDIYSAIVHRAGLADIRLVVARGQELHRGGTER, encoded by the coding sequence ATGGCAAAGGTCTATAAGAACGCCACCGTCCTCGCCGGTTCTGAACTCCGCGTGATGGAAGGCGCGGCGGTGGTCCTGGACGGAGAACACATCGTAGAGATAACGACCGATTACTCCGGTCCAGGAATCGACCTGGACGGAGCGATCGTCATCCCGGGATTCGTCGACGCTCATACTCACGTCGGGGACCGGGGAGCCAAGGACATGGCCGTCGGACTTCCCACCGTGGAAGCTGTATCCCCGCCCGACAGCGTCAAATACCGGTACTTGCAAAGTCTGACGCCGGAAGAGCTCACCCGGTCGATGCGCAGCGGGGCGCGCGAGATGCTTGCCGCGGGAATCGCCGCATTCGGAGACTTCCGCGAGGGTGGAGTACACGGCAGCGAACTCCTGAAAAATGCGGTGCGGGACCTTCCGATCAAAGCGGTGATATTCGCTGAGCCGACCGTCCCCCCCGGAGAATGGCCCAAATACCTCCACGAGGCAGCGGAGATCGGTGAAGCGGCTGAGGGACTGGGGATCGGCGATATCACGCTGTTCACCGCCGATCAACTCACGGTGCTGAAAGGAGCTCTCGAGGCCCACAGCGCAAAACTGGCCATTCACATCGCGGAAACGAGAAAGGCGCAACAGGCATCGGAGGAACGATGGGGAGCCTCGGAGGTGAAGCGGATCCTAGAGGTCGCTCCCGATCTGCTCGTGCACATGACCAACGCCGACTCGGCCGACATCGAGGCGACCGCTGCGGCGGGGGTACCCGTGGTGTGCTGCCCTCGCACCAACTGCATCCTGGGAGACGGTATCCCTCCCCTCTACCAGTTGTGGAAGGCCGGAGTCCCTCTGAGCTTGGGGACCGACAACTTCATGTTCACTAGCCCGAACATGTTCCGGGAGATGGATTACTTCTCCCGGATCGTGCGGGGACAGAGCAACCGGCCGGACGCAATCGAGGCGCGGGATGTCCTCTCCATGGCCACCCTCGGCGGGGCGCGTGCCCTGGGAATCGACGATGAGTACGGATCTCTAGAGCCCGGCAAGATCGCGAGCTTCATCGTCATCGATCCGAAATCCCCAAATTTGCAGCCGGTGCGTGACATTTACTCCGCGATCGTGCACCGGGCCGGGCTGGCGGATATCCGGCTCGTGGTGGCGCGCGGGCAGGAGCTACACCGAGGAGGAACCGAACGATGA
- a CDS encoding carbohydrate ABC transporter permease, whose amino-acid sequence MITATNTQWKRTMLHSARAVVIALIIVFVLFPIFWMATTAFKQRIDMFVLPPQWIFKPTLDNFRYILSTMPVGRWVLNSSVISLGTMALSLLLGVPAGYAFSRVHFRGKGILLTFILLTRALPPVVIVLPFRVIMQGLGLFGTRTAVILIDTVYDAAFTAWLMSGMFESIPVDIEDAALIDGCSPVQAFWKIILPLSKPGLVTASLFTFILSWNDFLFALTLTSPSTATLPIGMLSTYGILNQGWTYMMALGCLAIVPVVFISLLLQRYYVSGLTFGGVK is encoded by the coding sequence ATGATTACCGCTACCAACACTCAATGGAAGAGAACGATGCTACATAGCGCTCGGGCGGTAGTGATCGCGTTAATCATCGTATTTGTTCTCTTCCCGATCTTCTGGATGGCGACCACCGCCTTCAAACAGCGGATCGACATGTTCGTGTTGCCGCCTCAGTGGATCTTCAAACCGACCCTTGACAATTTCAGATACATACTGAGCACCATGCCGGTTGGAAGATGGGTGCTGAACAGCAGCGTGATCTCCCTCGGGACGATGGCCCTCTCCCTCTTACTCGGAGTGCCGGCGGGATACGCGTTCTCGCGTGTCCACTTTCGTGGCAAGGGGATCCTGCTCACGTTCATCCTCCTGACCCGCGCTCTCCCGCCGGTGGTGATCGTGCTCCCGTTCCGGGTGATCATGCAGGGGCTGGGGTTGTTCGGCACCCGGACCGCTGTGATCCTGATCGATACGGTGTACGACGCCGCGTTCACCGCCTGGTTGATGTCGGGGATGTTCGAGAGCATCCCGGTGGACATTGAGGACGCCGCCCTCATCGACGGTTGTTCCCCGGTGCAGGCGTTCTGGAAGATAATCCTCCCGTTGAGCAAGCCGGGGCTGGTCACCGCCTCGTTGTTTACGTTCATCCTTTCTTGGAACGACTTTCTGTTCGCGCTGACCTTGACATCACCCAGCACGGCTACCCTCCCAATCGGGATGCTGAGCACCTACGGAATACTGAACCAGGGCTGGACGTACATGATGGCCCTCGGGTGCCTGGCAATCGTCCCGGTGGTGTTCATCTCGCTCCTCCTGCAGCGGTACTACGTGAGCGGACTGACGTTCGGAGGGGTCAAATGA
- a CDS encoding 4Fe-4S binding protein produces MTTIKVNLLGFELRSPLVAASGPMTRNFSSIKRLAAAGIGAAITKTILLSPSTNPQPCLHRGKGYFLNTERCSTIPLARWLEEELPRLRTLEIPIIASIGMTPDDAAELAPQVVEAGAQMLELSIFTGYDDPQPMVEAIRRVKAVVDVPVIVKLSSNVHDIVEFGRALKAAGADAVSAIDAVKAGITIDPVTGRPALLQQGFGRVSGEAIKALALYNVAQLAHYVGIPIIGTGGVTTGVDAIEMLSCGAAAVGVCTAFIVDGPEKATRMNEEMREFMHEHGFSSLDEIRGRTISQIDFPETTEERQEYEKRQVQTTDRTAVIDQETCVKCGICRRVCLYSAVDKRDGAFVIDPERCKACGLCVSMCPVGAIDYEEKAR; encoded by the coding sequence ATGACCACGATAAAAGTGAACCTGCTGGGTTTTGAGCTGCGCAGTCCGCTCGTCGCGGCATCGGGACCGATGACCCGCAACTTCAGTTCAATAAAGCGGCTGGCCGCGGCCGGAATCGGAGCGGCGATCACCAAGACGATCCTGTTGTCACCGTCCACCAATCCCCAGCCGTGCCTGCATCGGGGCAAGGGCTATTTCCTGAACACCGAGCGGTGCTCTACGATCCCGCTCGCGCGCTGGCTGGAGGAGGAGTTGCCCCGGCTGCGCACGCTCGAAATCCCGATCATCGCGAGCATCGGGATGACCCCGGACGATGCGGCAGAGCTGGCACCGCAGGTGGTGGAGGCCGGTGCGCAGATGCTGGAACTCTCGATCTTCACCGGGTACGACGACCCACAGCCGATGGTGGAAGCGATCCGCCGGGTGAAGGCGGTGGTCGATGTCCCGGTCATCGTCAAGCTCAGTTCCAACGTGCACGACATCGTAGAGTTCGGGCGTGCGCTCAAGGCCGCCGGGGCCGACGCGGTATCGGCGATCGACGCGGTGAAGGCCGGGATCACCATCGACCCAGTGACTGGCCGACCGGCGCTGCTCCAGCAGGGGTTCGGCCGGGTCTCCGGCGAGGCGATCAAGGCGCTCGCCCTGTACAACGTTGCACAGCTCGCCCATTACGTCGGTATCCCGATCATCGGGACCGGCGGCGTCACCACCGGAGTCGATGCGATCGAGATGCTCAGCTGCGGCGCCGCGGCAGTAGGGGTGTGCACCGCGTTTATCGTCGACGGGCCGGAGAAGGCCACCCGGATGAACGAGGAGATGCGCGAATTCATGCACGAGCACGGGTTCTCCTCCCTGGACGAGATCCGGGGACGAACCATCTCCCAGATCGACTTTCCCGAAACGACGGAGGAACGGCAGGAGTACGAGAAGCGCCAGGTGCAGACCACGGATCGGACGGCGGTCATCGATCAAGAAACGTGCGTAAAGTGCGGGATCTGCCGCCGTGTCTGCCTGTACAGTGCGGTAGACAAGCGCGACGGCGCGTTCGTTATCGACCCGGAACGCTGCAAAGCGTGCGGGCTGTGCGTCTCGATGTGCCCGGTAGGAGCAATTGACTACGAGGAGAAGGCGCGATGA